The genome window ACCCGCGGCGTCGGCCGAGGAGGCTGCCGAGGGTGAGGAGGCCGAGCGTCGCGATGCCGGGTTCGGGGACGGAGACGCCCGAGGCTGCGCCGAAGACGTCCCACTCGAGGTCCTGGACCGGTGAGAACGGGGACGGCGCGACAGCTTCGCGAAGCCCGAGGTCGAACGTCAGGCCGTCGAGCACCAGGGCGTCGTCACCGAAATAGTCGACCGAGCCGGTGGCATTCGGGTAGCTGAAGGTGACATCGCCGACGATGTTGTCGAACGACGTCACGACGCCGCCGACGAGGGTGACCGTGCCGGAGATGCCCGAGACTGTCGTCGTGTACGGGCCGGTGCTGAAGGCGTCGAGCAGCGCGTCGTCGTCAGCGACGAAGGGCTGGAAGTTCAAGTTGATCGCGGTCACGGCGAAGGTGCCCGTGCCGCCGACCGGGCCGTCGTAGCTGAGCGTGCCAATGTCGGCCAGATTGCCTTCGAGCGGGAAGACGTCGACAGCTCCGAAGATCGGCGTCAGGCCGTCCGAGTCGTCAAGGTCGGTCACGTCGAAGAAGCCGTCGAGTGCCGGATCGCCATCGCGACCCTGGTCGAGCTGGGCGAAAACGCCGGAACTCCACTCGTACCAGCGGCTTTTGCCGTCGGCGGCGAAATCGAGGTCGACCTCGCTCGCAAAGGCCGACACGGGGACGGCGGCGATGCAGGCGGTCGTAAGGATGAGGCGGGTGCGTCGTTGAAGTGTCATTGATCTCCTGTGGCGAGAACCTAACGAACTCACGACCACGTCTCAAGCTAATTGAGACCGAGTTTCTTTTTTCCATTTGAAGCTCGCACGACACCAACGGCACAGCCCGACCGACCCGCAGACTTCGCCCGGTCAGAACTCCGCATTTCCCGGCACCCGCGGGAACGGGATGACGTCGCGCACGTTCTCCATGCCGGTCGCATACATGATCGTCCGCTCGAAGCCGAGGCCGAAGCCGGCGTGCGGGACGGTGCCGTAGCGGCGGAGGTCGCGGTACCACTGATACGGCTCGGCCTCGATGCCGATTTCGGCCATGCGGGCGTCGAGGATGTCGAGGCGTTCCTCGCGCTGGCTGCCGCCAATGATTTCACCGATGCCGGGGGCCAGCACGTCCATGGCGGCGACGGTTTTGCCGTCGTCGTTCATCCGCATGTAGAAGGCCTTGATGTCCTTCGGGTAGTCGGTGACGACGACCGGCTTCTTGAGGTGCTCTTCGGTCAGCCAGCGTTCGTGCTCGGTCTGCAGGTCCATGCCCCAGGAGACGGGAAACTCGAACTTCTTGCCGCTCTTTTCGAGAGCGGCGATCGCATCGGTGTACGTCATCCGCTCGAAGGAGCTGTCGACAAACGCCTCCAACCTCGCGACCGCCTCTTTGTCGATGCGATCGGCGAAGAACTTCATGTCGTCCGGCCGCTCGTCGAGGAGCTGCTTGAAGATGCTCTTGAGGAACTTCTCCGCCAGGTTCGCGTCGTCGTTCAGGTCGGCGAAGGCGATCTCCGGCTCGATCATCCAGAACTCCGCCAGGTGCCGCGGCGTGTTGCTGTTCTCGGCCCGGAACGTCGGGCCAAACGTGTAGACCTTGGAGAGTGCCAGGCAATAGGCCTCGACGTTGAGCTGCCCGCTCACGGTGAGGTGGGCGGGCTTGCCGAAGAAGTCCTGCTTGTAGTCGACGTCGCCCTGCTCGGTCTTGGGCAAGTTGGCCGCGTCGAGGGTGCTGACGCGGAACATCTGCCCGGCTCCTTCGGCGTCGCTGGTCGTGATGATCGGCGTGTGGATCCAGTAGTAGCCCTCCTCATCGAAGAACCGATGGATCGCCTGACTCAGCGTGTGTCGAACCCGAGCAACCGCACCGATCGTGTTGGTCCGGGGGCGAAGGTGGGCGACTTCGCGCAGGTACTCGAAGCTGTGCCGCTTCGCCGCAATCGGGTAGCTGTCGGGGTCGTCGACCGTGCCGACGACCTCAACGGCGTCGGCTTGGATCTCGAACGCCTGGCCCTTGCCTTGCGATTCGACGAGCTTGCCATCGACCCGAATCGCGCACCCGGCGGTGAGGTGGCGAACGTCGGATTCGTAGTTGTCCAGCGACGACGGCGCGACGACCTGGATCGGGTCGAAGCACGAGCCGTCGTGCAGGTTGATGAACGACAGCCCCGCCTTGGAATCCCGCCGCGTGCGGACCCAGCCTTGGATCGTCACAGGCGAGTCGACCGAGACTTGGCCGCGAAGGAGATCGGAAACGGCACGCGGATCGCTGGGCATTGCCCGCACGGTACAACCCTTGAAAACCTCTCGAATGCACAACCTGTCCGAGTTCGACTCCAAAGGCCTCGCAGCCGCCCTTGCCGCTTGTCGCGAGGGCATGGACGCCGGTCAGGCACCGTTCGGTGCGGCCATCGGCTTGAACGAGACGCTGGTCGCCATCGCGCACAACACGGGCTCGCGCGATCACGATCCGACAGCCCACGCCGAGGTCAACGCGATCCGCCGGGCGTGCTCGACGATCGGCACGACAAAGCTCGACGGTGCGACGCTCTTTTCGTCGTGCGAGCCGTGCCCGATGTGCTTCTC of Planctomycetota bacterium contains these proteins:
- a CDS encoding nucleoside deaminase, encoding MHNLSEFDSKGLAAALAACREGMDAGQAPFGAAIGLNETLVAIAHNTGSRDHDPTAHAEVNAIRRACSTIGTTKLDGATLFSSCEPCPMCFSAAVFAGIRRFVWSASVDDAKAAGMTRLQVSNAVMIEATGEQVEVIDRVRHDEGVVLLTTWRARQAT
- the asnS gene encoding asparagine--tRNA ligase, translating into MPSDPRAVSDLLRGQVSVDSPVTIQGWVRTRRDSKAGLSFINLHDGSCFDPIQVVAPSSLDNYESDVRHLTAGCAIRVDGKLVESQGKGQAFEIQADAVEVVGTVDDPDSYPIAAKRHSFEYLREVAHLRPRTNTIGAVARVRHTLSQAIHRFFDEEGYYWIHTPIITTSDAEGAGQMFRVSTLDAANLPKTEQGDVDYKQDFFGKPAHLTVSGQLNVEAYCLALSKVYTFGPTFRAENSNTPRHLAEFWMIEPEIAFADLNDDANLAEKFLKSIFKQLLDERPDDMKFFADRIDKEAVARLEAFVDSSFERMTYTDAIAALEKSGKKFEFPVSWGMDLQTEHERWLTEEHLKKPVVVTDYPKDIKAFYMRMNDDGKTVAAMDVLAPGIGEIIGGSQREERLDILDARMAEIGIEAEPYQWYRDLRRYGTVPHAGFGLGFERTIMYATGMENVRDVIPFPRVPGNAEF